A genomic region of Rhipicephalus sanguineus isolate Rsan-2018 chromosome 1, BIME_Rsan_1.4, whole genome shotgun sequence contains the following coding sequences:
- the LOC119387438 gene encoding uncharacterized protein LOC119387438 encodes MEALVGYLCVGAFVMLAAVADTRVKRLAYELADGADLVVGRPVAKAFRCRRNGYFADVFNYCRVYHVCHQVRYADGSSEMQHFSFFCGNQTVFNQLSLTCTYPEDAVPCRQAPNFFYLNDRIGIENALLHTDNDVGLASAAGFGARRAGAGRKPSRVFG; translated from the exons TCGGTGCCTTTGTGATGCTCGCTGCTGTTGCTGATACAAGG GTGAAGCGACTTGCCTACGAGCTCGCGGACGGCGCAGACTTGGTCGTGGGGCGGCCGGTGGCTAAGGCCTTCAGGTGCCGGCGAAATGGCTACTTCGCTGATGTGTTCAACTACTGCCGAGTGTACCACGTGTGCCACCAGGTGCGCTACGCCGACGGCTCCTCCGAGATGCAGCACTTCAGCTTCTTTTGCGGCAACCAGACAGTGTTCAATCAGCTGAGCCTGACCTGCACATATCCAGAGGACGCTGTACCTTGTCGTCAAGCGCCAAATTTTTTCTATCTCAACGACAGGATCGGCATCGAGAACGCGCTCTTACACACCGATAACGACGTTGGTCTTGCCAGCGCTGCCGGGTTCGGTGCCAGGCGCGCCGGCGCCGGTCGAAAGCCGTCGCGAGTTTTTGGATAG